Sequence from the Stenotrophomonas sp. 364 genome:
TCGCCGCCAGCTGCGCCTGCGCCGCGGCCACGGTGCCCGGCTTGCCCAGCGGGGAACCGTTCAGCTCGGCGACCTGGTCCGACCCGATCACCCAGCGCCCGGGGTGGCGGGCGGCCACCTCGGCGGCCTTGGCCTGTGCCAGGCGCACCGCCAGCGCATGGGGAGATTCGCCCGGCCGGGGGGTCTCATCCACGTCCGGGCGTGCGCAGTCGGGCGCCAGGCCCAGTCGTTGCAGCAGTTCCAGGCGGTAGCGGGAGGTGGAGGCAAGCACGGGCGGAAGCATGCGAAAATACCGGTCGGTGGGGTCGGCAGTCTGGCCGCGGCGGCCGGGTGGGGCAAGCCGGTACAGGATGGATTTGACAGCCGGGCAGACGGTCCTTAACATTCAGCGGCTTATGTCCGCGAACGTGCCCGAATTGCTGGATGCTTGGCGGATGGTCGCAGCACGCAGGTGCTTCGACGGCCAGGTGAATCTAGCTGAATTGACCCGCCTGCAAGGGCTTGTTGCCGATACCGAAGGTCAGTGCACCTATGCACTGGAATTCGCGCACGACGACATCCTGCGGGTATCCTATGTTGAACTGACCATCGAAACCGCGTTGCCGCTGATCTGTCAGCGCAGCCTGCAGCGCTTCCTGCTGCCGGTCTCGATGGTGCAGCGGCTCGGCCTGATCCGCAGCGAAGAGGAAGAATCCTCGTTGCCGGAAGGGTACGAACCGTGGCTGGTGCCCGAAGACGGCATGCTGCGACCGCTGGAACTGGTCGAGGACGAACTGGTCCTGGCCGTGCCCGTTGTGCCGTTGTCTCCCGATGGGCAGGCAGTGGACCGCGACTGGGCACCGACCGAAGAAGAAATCAGCAAGGCCAATCCGTTCGCGGCGTTGGCGGCACTGAAAAAACAATAGCAGCCGGATTGTCGTCGGCGGCTGCGGCGAAAGCGAAGACTGTGCTGGGCGCTGGCGTCCTGCGCGACGAAACGACGAAGCAAAACGAACCGAGTTTGGAGCAATCCCATGGCTGTGCAGAAATCCCGTGTCACCCCGTCCCGCCGCGGTATGCGCCGTGCGCATGACGCCCTGAGCGCCAAGCAGCTGTCCACCGATCCGACCACCGGTGAAGTGCATCTGCGTCACCACATCACCGCTGACGGTTTCTACCGTGGCAAGAAGGTGATTGCGACCAAGTCGAATTCGGCCGTCGAAGAAGATTGATCCGTGAAGGCCGCTGCCCGGTCGGGCAGCGGCCTTTACTCCATTCTTCCCGGCTGTCGGTGTTGATGGCCGTGCTACAGGACATGCAATGAGCAAGCGGATCTACTCGAGGATCGCGGGCACTGGTAGCTATTTGCCCGAAAAAGTGTTGACCAACCAGGATCTGGAGAAAATGGTCGACACCACCGATGAGTGGATCCAGTCGCGAACGGGTATCCGTGAGCGGCACATTGCAGCGGAAAACGAGACCACCAGCGACCTCGGCTACCATGCCGCGGTGCGTGCGCTGGAAGCGGCCGGTATCGACGCTTCGCAGCTGGACATGATCGTGGTGGGTACTACCACGCCCGATCTGATCTTCCCCTCCACCGCGTGCCTGATCCAGGCCAAGCTCGGTGCGAGCGGGTGCCCTGCCTTCGACGTCAACGCAGCCTGTTCTGGCTTCGTGTTCGCGTTGAGCGTGGCGGACAAATTCATTCGTTCCGGTGATGCACGCCATGTGCTGGTCATCGGTGCGGAAACCCTGACCCGGATCGTCGACTGGACCGAGCGCACTACCTGCGTGCTGTTCGGCGATGGCGCCGGCGCGGTGGTGCTGAAGGCCGACGAAGACACCGGCATCCTGAGCACCCACCTGCATTCGGATGGCAGCAAGAAAGAGCTGCTGTGGAATCCGGTGGGCGTGTCGGCCGGTTTCGGCGAGGGCGAGAACGCCCGGGGCGCGATCCTGATGAAGGGCAACGACGTGTTCAAGTACGCGGTCAAGGCGCTGGACTCGGTCGTCGATGAAACCCTGGAAGCGAACGCGCTGACCAAGGCCGACCTGGACTGGCT
This genomic interval carries:
- a CDS encoding YceD family protein, with amino-acid sequence MSANVPELLDAWRMVAARRCFDGQVNLAELTRLQGLVADTEGQCTYALEFAHDDILRVSYVELTIETALPLICQRSLQRFLLPVSMVQRLGLIRSEEEESSLPEGYEPWLVPEDGMLRPLELVEDELVLAVPVVPLSPDGQAVDRDWAPTEEEISKANPFAALAALKKQ
- the rpmF gene encoding 50S ribosomal protein L32, which encodes MAVQKSRVTPSRRGMRRAHDALSAKQLSTDPTTGEVHLRHHITADGFYRGKKVIATKSNSAVEED
- a CDS encoding beta-ketoacyl-ACP synthase III, which translates into the protein MSKRIYSRIAGTGSYLPEKVLTNQDLEKMVDTTDEWIQSRTGIRERHIAAENETTSDLGYHAAVRALEAAGIDASQLDMIVVGTTTPDLIFPSTACLIQAKLGASGCPAFDVNAACSGFVFALSVADKFIRSGDARHVLVIGAETLTRIVDWTERTTCVLFGDGAGAVVLKADEDTGILSTHLHSDGSKKELLWNPVGVSAGFGEGENARGAILMKGNDVFKYAVKALDSVVDETLEANALTKADLDWLIPHQANLRIIEATAKRLDMSMEQVVVTVDKHGNTSSASVPMALDVAIRSGRVERGQLLLLEAFGGGFTWGSALLRY